The Paenibacillus sp. FSL W8-0426 region TGGCTTGAATCGTGCGAAAGAACGAAAACTTCAAGAAGCGGCTCATTACAGACCTACGCTTTTGGGGCTGCGCACCAGATAACCGAGACCGCGCCGGGTCAAGATCGTTTCCGGCTTGCTCGGATTCTCCTCAATCTTCTCGCGCAGGCGGCGAATCGTCACGTCGACGGTCCGCACATCCCCGAAGTATTCGTAACCCCATACTGCCTGCAGCAGATGTTCGCGCGTCATCACCTTGCCCGAATTTTTCGCCATATAATAGAGAAGCTCATACTCGCGATGAGTCAGGTCGAGCGGTTCGCCTCCTTTGTACGCTGTATACATGTCCATATCGAACGCCAGGTCGAACAAACGCAGCACTTGCTTCTCATCATCCTCTGGTGCCTCCGTTGACGCTGCAGCGATGACCGGCTTCTGCCGCCTGCGCATCTGTGCCTTTACCCGGGCAAGCAGCTCGCGCGTACTGAACGGTTTCGTGACGTAATCATCCGCGCCCAGCTCCAGCCCGAGTACCTTGTCGATCTCGCCATCCTTGGCGGTCAGCATGATAATGGGCATCTCCAAATGAGCGCGAACTTCACGGCATACGTCCATGCCGTCTTTGCCCGGCAGCATCAAATCCAGCAGCATCAGGTCCGGCTTCTCGGATAGCGCCAGCTCAACCGCACGAATGCCGTCAAA contains the following coding sequences:
- the yycF gene encoding response regulator YycF, encoding MQGKILVVDDEQPIADILKFNLEKEGYEVICAFDGIRAVELALSEKPDLMLLDLMLPGKDGMDVCREVRAHLEMPIIMLTAKDGEIDKVLGLELGADDYVTKPFSTRELLARVKAQMRRRQKPVIAAASTEAPEDDEKQVLRLFDLAFDMDMYTAYKGGEPLDLTHREYELLYYMAKNSGKVMTREHLLQAVWGYEYFGDVRTVDVTIRRLREKIEENPSKPETILTRRGLGYLVRSPKSVGL